The Hyalangium minutum genomic sequence CTGGGGGGGACAGGACATCCGCTGGGAGCTGGAGCCGCTGGCAGGCCAAGGCACCCGGCTCACGCTCTGGCACAACATTGATCGCCGCTTCATTGCGATGGGCGCTGCGGGCTGGCACATCTGCCTCGACGTGCTCGATGGGCTCCTCGCAGGCGAGCCCATCGGCCGCCTCGTCGCCGCCGACGCCCTGAAGTTCGACGGCTGGCAGCGATTGCACGCCGAGTACGCCCAGCAGTTCGGCGTTGAGACTCCTGGTTTTCCCCCTCTCCCGCGGACCTGAACATGCCCCGCTCCAAAGGAATGGTCATCGGCTTCTGGATCGCCACCGCGCTCTTCTGCCTGCAGATAGGCTTCACCGCCTATGCGCAGTTGCAACTGCCGCAGGTGGCGGAGGCGTTCACCCACCTCGGCTTCCCCGCATACTTCCGGGTGGAGCTCTCGTGGGCCAAGTTCCTCGGCGTGGCGCTGCTGCTTGCACCAGTGTCGGCGCGGCTCAAGGAGTGGGCCTACGCCGGCTTCGCCATCACCCTCGTCTCCGCGCTCGTTGCCCACTTCTCGGTGGGCGATGGCCCGCAGGCGTGGGGCTGGGCAGCGGCCACCGGCGTGCTCTGGGGGCTCTCGTACTTCCTCTGGCGCCGCATCCAGGCCACGCCGGCGAGCGTGCCTGGCCGCGCGGCCGCCTGAGAGAAGCTCCACGCGACACGGCCGGTTCGACGTGGACCTGTCGCTCGCAGCGGTCGAGGCCTCCTTTGGCCTGAGTCCAGGGACTGGGCCCATGCACTGCGTGACTCGTTGCTCGCGAACACGACAGGCGTGCGCCGGCACTGACGGGAGCCCAGCGGGTTGCGCGGATTGCGCAGAGATAAGGCCAGGAGCACCAAGGCCCAGGTGGCGGGGAGCGCGGGGGCAGTGGTGCACCCCTCCCAGCCGTAATGGCTCTGCTGAGGAAGGTTGAAACGAGACTGGGAGATGGTGCTGGTATTGCCCGCCGCATCGATGGCGATGGCGGAGAGGGTGTGGTCCCTGAACGCCAACGGGGTGGTCAGCATGGAGTGCCAAGTGCCATCAGCGCCCGCGCTGGCCGTCGCGGCCTGCGACTCATCATCATCCAGCCAGAATTTCACCGTGCTGCCCGCCTCTGCAGTGCCGCCAATGCTGGGGGTGGGGGTATCGACGAAGGCTGCAGGCTCAATCACAGCGGGCGCGGCTGGCGGCACGGTGTCGACTGTGAAGGATCGGCTTGAAGTGGAGCTGATATGACCGACCATGTCCGTGGCGAAGGTCCTGGCTGAGTAGACTCCGTCGTTGATCGCAGTGCTCAGAGTGAAACTCCAGGCCCCTGTCACGTCTGCCTTCACGGTGCCGAAAGTCATATCATCCAGAGACACCGTAATCGTGCTCCCAGTCTCAGCCTTGCCGCT encodes the following:
- a CDS encoding DoxX family protein, with the translated sequence MPRSKGMVIGFWIATALFCLQIGFTAYAQLQLPQVAEAFTHLGFPAYFRVELSWAKFLGVALLLAPVSARLKEWAYAGFAITLVSALVAHFSVGDGPQAWGWAAATGVLWGLSYFLWRRIQATPASVPGRAAA